In Cyanobium sp. AMD-g, one genomic interval encodes:
- a CDS encoding CNNM domain-containing protein translates to MNDLLLLVLAVVGMLMGSFLCSGVEAALLTVNPVKVHELASRTRPVPGARRLETLRQRLGRTLAVLVIANNIFNIFGSLMVGGFASVVFGRYGISGPALPLFSVALTVLVILLGEILPKAIGSKLALPVALAIAPALGVFTRLMLPLVLLLERILPAITAENEISTDEEEIRLLARLGSQKGQIEADEAAMIAKVFQLNDLTARDLMLPRVSAPTLAGHQSLDEQRSTLLRHTTAWWVVLGEEVDEVLGVASREQLLTALVEGRGASQAADLCEPVEFVPEMIRADRLLTSFRRNGSGVRVVVDEFGGFVGVIGPEAVLAVLAGWWRRPAAAADSSS, encoded by the coding sequence ATGAACGATCTCCTGCTCCTGGTGCTGGCGGTGGTCGGGATGCTGATGGGGTCCTTCCTGTGTTCGGGGGTGGAGGCGGCCCTGCTCACCGTCAATCCGGTGAAGGTGCATGAACTGGCGAGCCGCACCCGGCCGGTGCCGGGGGCCCGGCGGCTGGAGACCCTGCGTCAACGCCTTGGCCGCACCCTGGCGGTGCTGGTGATCGCCAACAACATCTTCAACATTTTCGGCAGCCTGATGGTGGGCGGCTTCGCCAGCGTCGTCTTTGGCCGCTACGGCATCAGCGGCCCGGCCCTGCCCCTGTTCTCGGTGGCCCTCACCGTGCTGGTGATTCTGCTGGGGGAGATTCTGCCCAAGGCGATCGGCAGCAAGCTGGCCCTGCCGGTGGCCCTCGCCATTGCCCCGGCCCTTGGCGTGTTCACCCGGCTGATGCTGCCCCTGGTGCTGCTGTTGGAGCGGATCCTGCCGGCGATCACGGCCGAGAACGAGATCAGCACCGACGAGGAGGAGATCCGGCTGCTGGCCAGGCTCGGTTCCCAGAAGGGCCAGATCGAGGCCGATGAGGCCGCCATGATCGCCAAGGTGTTTCAGCTCAACGACCTCACCGCCCGCGACCTGATGCTGCCGCGGGTGTCGGCCCCGACCCTGGCGGGCCACCAGAGCCTCGATGAGCAGCGCTCCACCCTGCTGCGCCACACCACTGCCTGGTGGGTGGTGCTGGGGGAGGAGGTGGACGAGGTGCTGGGGGTGGCCAGCCGCGAGCAGCTGCTCACCGCCCTGGTGGAGGGCCGGGGGGCCAGCCAGGCCGCCGATCTCTGCGAGCCGGTGGAGTTCGTGCCGGAGATGATCCGGGCCGACCGGCTGCTCACCAGCTTCCGCCGCAACGGCTCCGGGGTGCGGGTGGTGGTGGATGAATTCGGCGGCTTCGTCGGGGTGATCGGCCCCGAGGCCGTGCTGGCGGTGCTGGCCGGCTGGTGGCGCCGGCCGGCCGCCGCCGCGGACAGCAGCTCGTGA
- a CDS encoding DUF697 domain-containing protein gives MVAEQAPGAAPPAAERCRQLLARWRSGLVLSGREQAALAPELASLDRQLDRLRRRRPRVAVFGRVGVGKSSLLNALLGEEHFATDVAHGCTRRQQQQAWGQPLAGLEGVDLVDTPGIDEIAAAARSRLAARVAVGADLVLLVIDSDLTVMDAQALDDLLASGKPLLLVLNRSDCWPEAERDALIASIGRRLPPGARNLRPLAVAAAPRAARLRADGRVRSEPAPPRVELLRQELTGLLERHGELLLALNALRAADRFSQALHRCRLRHGRRQAQGLIGRFAALKATGVAANPLLLLDLAGGLACDSALVIQLCQLYGLPMTRGGARTLLARLGGHNALLGGAQLGLQLLLGGLRQLLLLAAPLSGGLSLAPAAPVALAQAALAVHTTRRTGRLAAAELLRAATAAGQPGALLRRLVRQDPETRRWLSQWQQEGGERSAGGGLQP, from the coding sequence ATGGTGGCGGAACAGGCTCCTGGCGCCGCCCCCCCTGCCGCCGAGCGCTGCCGGCAGCTGCTGGCGCGCTGGCGATCGGGGCTGGTGTTGAGCGGCCGGGAGCAGGCCGCCCTGGCGCCCGAACTGGCCAGCCTGGATCGCCAGCTGGATCGCCTGCGTCGCCGCCGCCCGCGGGTGGCGGTGTTCGGCCGGGTGGGGGTGGGCAAGTCGAGTCTGCTCAACGCCCTGCTCGGGGAGGAGCATTTCGCCACCGATGTGGCCCACGGCTGCACCCGCCGCCAGCAGCAGCAGGCCTGGGGCCAGCCCTTGGCCGGCCTGGAGGGGGTCGACCTGGTGGACACCCCCGGCATCGACGAGATCGCCGCCGCCGCCCGCTCCCGCCTGGCGGCCCGGGTGGCGGTGGGTGCCGACCTGGTGCTGCTGGTGATCGACAGCGACCTGACCGTGATGGATGCCCAGGCCCTCGACGATCTGCTGGCCTCCGGCAAGCCCCTGCTGCTCGTGCTCAACCGCAGCGACTGCTGGCCGGAGGCCGAGCGCGACGCCCTGATCGCCAGCATCGGCCGGCGCCTGCCGCCGGGGGCCCGCAACCTCCGGCCCCTGGCCGTGGCGGCCGCCCCCCGAGCGGCCCGGCTGCGTGCCGACGGCCGGGTGCGCAGTGAGCCGGCTCCTCCTCGCGTGGAGCTGCTGCGCCAGGAGCTCACCGGCCTGCTCGAGCGCCACGGGGAGCTGCTGCTGGCCCTGAATGCCCTGCGGGCCGCCGACCGCTTCAGCCAGGCCCTGCACCGCTGCCGGCTGCGCCACGGTCGCCGCCAGGCCCAGGGCCTGATCGGCCGCTTCGCGGCCCTCAAGGCCACGGGGGTGGCGGCCAACCCCCTGCTGCTGCTCGATCTGGCCGGCGGTCTGGCCTGTGACAGCGCCCTGGTGATCCAGCTCTGCCAGCTCTACGGCCTGCCCATGACCCGCGGTGGTGCCCGCACCCTGCTGGCCCGCCTGGGCGGCCACAACGCCCTGCTGGGGGGCGCCCAGCTGGGCCTGCAACTGCTGCTGGGCGGCCTGCGCCAGCTGCTGCTGCTGGCGGCGCCCCTGAGCGGCGGGCTGAGCCTGGCGCCGGCGGCCCCGGTGGCCCTGGCCCAGGCGGCACTGGCGGTCCACACCACCCGGCGCACGGGCCGGCTGGCGGCCGCGGAGCTGCTGCGCGCCGCCACCGCCGCCGGCCAGCCCGGGGCCCTGCTGCGCCGGCTGGTGCGGCAGGACCCTGAAACGCGCCGCTGGCTGAGCCAGTGGCAGCAGGAGGGGGGGGAGCGGTCCGCTGGCGGCGGCCTCCAGCCTTGA
- a CDS encoding NAD+ synthase has product MRLALAQLNPLVGDLEGNGQRILAAAERARADGADLLLTPELSLWGYPPRDLLLRPALIRRQERVLATLAAACPGGLALLVGVAEPAAGRRQPGLYNALALVQRGGWRHVCRKRLLPTYDVFDERRYFLPGDAPAVLELEAAGRPWRLGLTICEDLWVEENLRSRWPDAVDPIADLVPCRIDLLLNLSASPFGRGKGEVRQALAARAAARLGAPVAYLNQVGGNDELVFDGASFVVDGSGRPLLRLACAAEDLAVWDTTVGATTPAPAPPDPWEQLLRVLVLGVRDYAAKCGFQRALLGLSGGIDSALVAVIAAAALGPDRVEGLRMPSPFSSAGSLDDADALARRLGLRTATMPIAPLMQAFAAGLTPELGAPPAGVTEENLQSRIRGTLLMAVANDKGGLLLSTGNKSELAVGYCTLYGDMNGGLAVIGDLYKTTISGLCDWLDGEASGPCRAALGLPPDGELIGAAIRTKPPSAELRPDQRDSDSLPDYAVLDPLLKACIEAMRTPEELVAEGADPALVARVAGLLRRAEFKRRQAAPVLKVSDRAFGSGWRMPIASA; this is encoded by the coding sequence ATGCGCCTCGCCCTGGCCCAGCTCAATCCCCTGGTGGGCGACCTGGAGGGCAACGGCCAGCGGATTCTGGCGGCCGCGGAGCGGGCCCGGGCCGATGGGGCCGACCTGCTGCTCACCCCCGAGCTGTCGCTGTGGGGCTACCCGCCGCGGGACCTGCTGCTTCGGCCTGCCCTGATCCGGCGCCAGGAGCGGGTGCTGGCCACCCTGGCGGCGGCCTGCCCAGGCGGCCTGGCCCTGCTGGTGGGGGTGGCCGAGCCGGCGGCGGGACGGCGCCAGCCCGGCCTTTACAACGCTTTGGCCCTGGTGCAGCGGGGCGGCTGGCGCCATGTCTGTCGCAAGCGCCTGCTGCCCACCTACGACGTCTTCGATGAGCGCCGCTACTTCCTGCCCGGCGACGCCCCGGCGGTGCTGGAGCTGGAGGCCGCTGGCCGCCCCTGGCGGCTGGGCCTGACCATCTGCGAGGACCTCTGGGTGGAGGAGAACCTTCGCAGCCGCTGGCCGGATGCGGTGGACCCGATCGCCGATCTGGTGCCGTGTCGGATCGACCTGCTGCTCAACCTCTCGGCCTCCCCCTTCGGCCGCGGCAAAGGGGAGGTGCGCCAGGCTCTGGCGGCCCGGGCGGCGGCCCGACTCGGGGCCCCGGTGGCCTACCTCAACCAGGTGGGCGGCAACGATGAGCTGGTCTTCGATGGGGCCAGCTTCGTGGTGGATGGATCGGGGCGGCCGCTGCTGCGGCTGGCCTGCGCCGCCGAGGACCTGGCCGTCTGGGACACCACCGTCGGGGCCACGACGCCCGCTCCGGCGCCGCCGGATCCCTGGGAGCAGCTGCTGCGGGTGCTGGTGCTGGGGGTGCGCGACTACGCCGCCAAGTGCGGCTTCCAGCGGGCATTGCTGGGGCTGAGCGGCGGCATCGATTCGGCCCTGGTGGCGGTGATCGCCGCCGCGGCCCTCGGTCCCGACCGGGTGGAGGGGCTGCGGATGCCCTCCCCGTTCAGCTCGGCCGGCTCCTTGGACGACGCCGACGCCCTGGCCCGCCGGCTCGGCCTGCGCACCGCCACCATGCCGATCGCGCCGCTGATGCAGGCCTTCGCCGCCGGCCTCACCCCCGAGCTGGGGGCACCCCCGGCCGGGGTCACCGAGGAAAATCTTCAATCCAGGATCCGGGGCACCCTGCTGATGGCTGTGGCCAACGACAAGGGGGGCCTGCTGCTCTCCACCGGCAACAAGTCGGAGCTGGCGGTGGGCTACTGCACCCTCTACGGCGACATGAACGGTGGCCTGGCGGTGATCGGCGACCTCTACAAGACCACCATTTCCGGCCTCTGTGACTGGCTGGATGGGGAGGCCTCCGGCCCCTGCCGCGCCGCCCTCGGCCTGCCGCCCGATGGGGAACTGATCGGCGCGGCGATCCGCACCAAGCCCCCCAGCGCCGAGCTGCGCCCGGACCAACGCGACAGCGATTCCCTGCCCGACTACGCGGTGCTCGACCCCCTGCTCAAGGCCTGCATCGAGGCGATGCGCACCCCGGAGGAGCTGGTGGCCGAGGGGGCCGATCCGGCCCTTGTGGCCCGGGTGGCCGGGTTGCTGCGGCGGGCCGAGTTCAAGCGACGCCAGGCGGCGCCGGTGCTCAAGGTGAGCGATCGGGCCTTCGGCAGCGGCTGGCGGATGCCCATCGCCTCGGCCTAG
- a CDS encoding nicotinate-nucleotide adenylyltransferase, whose amino-acid sequence MTRLALFGTSADPPTRGHRALLEGLLGLFPQVVTWASDNPLKQHGAPLEVRTALLEALVGAIADPRLSLEPQLSSPWAVETLERARARWPDRELVFVVGSDLAGQIPRWKRADALLRSCRLGIARREGWPLETADLEQLRGLGATLDLLPLAIPPSASSRIRERPDPAQVPSELWPVLLQHNLYGLSEP is encoded by the coding sequence TTGACCCGTCTCGCCCTGTTCGGCACCAGTGCCGATCCCCCCACCCGGGGGCACCGGGCCTTGCTGGAGGGGTTGCTGGGGCTGTTCCCCCAGGTGGTCACCTGGGCCAGTGACAACCCCCTCAAGCAGCACGGCGCCCCCCTGGAGGTGCGCACCGCCCTGCTGGAGGCTCTGGTGGGAGCCATCGCCGACCCCCGCCTCAGCCTCGAGCCGCAGCTCAGCAGCCCCTGGGCGGTGGAGACCCTGGAGCGGGCGCGGGCACGCTGGCCCGACCGGGAGCTGGTGTTCGTGGTGGGCAGCGACCTGGCCGGCCAGATTCCCCGCTGGAAGCGGGCCGATGCGTTGCTGCGGAGCTGCCGGCTCGGCATTGCCCGGCGCGAGGGCTGGCCGCTGGAAACGGCGGATCTGGAGCAGCTGCGGGGCCTGGGCGCCACCCTCGACCTGCTGCCCCTGGCGATTCCGCCCAGCGCCAGCTCCCGGATCCGGGAGCGGCCCGACCCGGCCCAGGTACCGTCCGAACTCTGGCCCGTGCTGCTGCAGCACAATCTCTATGGCCTTTCTGAGCCCTGA
- a CDS encoding aminopeptidase P N-terminal domain-containing protein has protein sequence MPPTPPIDPALLARRRQRFLQQLGGVAAVIPGAALVTHHADVEHGFRQNSDFWYLTGFDEPGAVALFLPHRPDNPFVLFVEAKDPGAEVWNGFRWGCEGAVASFGADLAHPRSELAERLPEYLDGAEGIAFRVGRHPQVEPLVLAAWGRQLDRAPRSGKAALGLVAPCPLLHELRLRKEPEELARLREAARISAEAHELARRVVRPGLSERQVQAVIEQHFLEQGARGPAYGSIVAGGDNACVLHYTANASRLRDGDLLLIDAGCSLDDYYNGDITRTFPVNGRFSGEQRALYELVLAAQEAAVAAVAPGQTAEGVHDTAVRVLVEGLVELGLLIGAVDGLIEQGAYRHLYMHRTGHWLGLDVHDVGAYRLGEHHVALEPGMVLTVEPGLYVSDRLAVPEGQPAIAERWKGIGIRIEDDVAVSDHGHEVLTAAALKAPAAMER, from the coding sequence ATGCCGCCGACCCCCCCGATCGACCCCGCCCTGCTGGCCCGCCGGCGCCAGCGGTTCCTGCAGCAGCTGGGCGGTGTGGCCGCGGTGATCCCCGGGGCGGCGCTGGTGACCCACCACGCCGACGTCGAGCACGGTTTCCGCCAGAACAGCGACTTCTGGTACCTCACCGGCTTCGATGAGCCCGGCGCCGTGGCCCTGTTCCTGCCCCACCGGCCCGACAACCCCTTCGTGCTGTTCGTGGAGGCGAAGGATCCGGGCGCCGAGGTGTGGAACGGCTTCCGCTGGGGCTGCGAGGGGGCCGTCGCCAGTTTCGGCGCCGATCTGGCCCACCCCCGCAGTGAACTGGCCGAACGGCTGCCGGAGTACCTCGACGGCGCCGAGGGGATCGCCTTCCGGGTGGGCCGCCACCCCCAGGTGGAGCCCCTGGTGCTGGCCGCCTGGGGGCGCCAGCTGGATCGGGCCCCCCGCAGCGGCAAGGCCGCCCTGGGGCTCGTGGCCCCCTGCCCGCTGCTGCACGAGTTGCGGCTGCGCAAGGAACCCGAGGAACTGGCCCGGTTGCGGGAGGCCGCACGCATCTCCGCCGAGGCCCACGAACTGGCCCGGCGGGTGGTGCGGCCCGGCCTGAGCGAACGGCAGGTGCAGGCCGTGATCGAGCAGCACTTTCTTGAGCAGGGAGCGCGCGGGCCTGCCTATGGATCCATCGTGGCCGGGGGCGACAACGCCTGCGTCCTGCACTACACCGCCAACGCCAGCCGGCTGCGGGACGGCGACTTGCTGCTGATCGATGCCGGCTGCAGCCTCGACGACTATTACAACGGCGACATCACCCGCACCTTCCCGGTCAACGGGCGCTTCAGCGGCGAGCAGCGGGCCCTCTACGAACTGGTGCTGGCCGCCCAGGAGGCGGCCGTGGCGGCGGTGGCCCCCGGCCAGACCGCCGAAGGCGTCCATGACACCGCCGTGCGGGTGCTGGTGGAAGGGCTGGTGGAGCTGGGCCTGCTGATCGGCGCGGTGGATGGCCTGATCGAGCAGGGGGCCTACCGCCACCTGTACATGCACCGCACCGGCCACTGGCTCGGCCTCGATGTTCACGATGTGGGCGCCTACCGGCTGGGCGAACACCATGTGGCCCTGGAGCCGGGCATGGTGCTCACCGTGGAGCCCGGCCTCTACGTGAGCGACCGACTGGCGGTTCCCGAGGGCCAGCCGGCCATTGCGGAGCGCTGGAAGGGCATCGGCATCCGCATCGAGGACGACGTGGCGGTGAGCGACCACGGCCATGAGGTGCTCACGGCCGC